A single Deltaproteobacteria bacterium DNA region contains:
- a CDS encoding ABC transporter ATP-binding protein: MNNGEILAVRGLNVSYGEAKVLFDIDLGIVPGQVVTCVGRNGAGKTTLLKSIAGFLKPTSGSITFNDNDLIGLMSYDIAKMGLKYIPQDKKVFSDLTVRENLELGSYATKDYNWDQVTDYFPRLKQLMDRKGGYLSGGERQMLMIGRALLGNPKVLLIDEPTEGLAPSIVAHLKNVFKELSKKTALVIVEQNLPLVCAISDKIYALKEGRIVTELTDKESIKANICEQYL; the protein is encoded by the coding sequence ATGAATAACGGCGAAATACTGGCGGTCAGAGGCCTGAATGTTTCTTACGGTGAAGCGAAGGTTTTGTTCGATATTGATCTCGGGATAGTGCCGGGCCAGGTGGTGACCTGCGTGGGTCGCAACGGAGCCGGCAAAACCACCCTGCTCAAGAGCATTGCCGGATTCCTGAAGCCGACCTCGGGATCGATCACCTTTAACGACAACGACCTGATCGGCCTGATGTCCTACGATATCGCCAAAATGGGGCTCAAATACATTCCCCAAGACAAAAAAGTTTTTTCGGATTTGACGGTCAGGGAAAACCTGGAGCTGGGCAGCTACGCCACAAAAGATTACAACTGGGATCAGGTGACCGACTATTTTCCCAGACTGAAGCAACTCATGGATCGCAAGGGCGGGTACCTGAGCGGTGGTGAACGTCAGATGCTGATGATCGGCAGAGCCTTGCTGGGCAACCCTAAAGTTTTGCTGATTGATGAGCCCACCGAGGGCTTGGCCCCCAGCATCGTTGCCCACCTGAAAAACGTTTTTAAGGAACTTAGCAAAAAAACGGCGCTGGTGATCGTGGAACAAAACCTGCCCTTAGTGTGCGCCATATCGGACAAGATATACGCCCTCAAGGAGGGACGCATCGTCACCGA